In the Siphonobacter curvatus genome, one interval contains:
- the rpmB gene encoding 50S ribosomal protein L28 yields MARVCQITGKKTQTGFNVSHANNKTKRKFYPNLQTKKFFIPSTGEWVQIKLSTQAIRTINKKGIEAVLKEVGAKF; encoded by the coding sequence ATGGCACGGGTTTGTCAAATCACGGGCAAGAAGACGCAGACGGGTTTTAACGTCTCGCATGCCAACAACAAAACGAAGCGGAAATTCTATCCGAACCTGCAAACGAAAAAATTCTTCATTCCTTCTACGGGTGAGTGGGTTCAGATCAAACTTTCGACGCAAGCGATCCGTACGATCAACAAGAAAGGCATTGAAGCCGTTCTGAAAGAAGTTGGAGCTAAATTCTAA